In one Sphingobacterium daejeonense genomic region, the following are encoded:
- a CDS encoding RagB/SusD family nutrient uptake outer membrane protein: MKKIFKKIQILGLAAALGLNSGCSDFLETSSSVDTSDELVISNTAGLEKVLTSAYNQLFFNPQGADRVYAGLTGLQMYVDLGGADILCHTNMGGNQLSTYRYEPTKTQANRQSDAIWSMMYKIINQVNIIIDNAENAQGEQATKDALLGQAKAIRGICYFHLIQNYQQTYAIAKTKPGVILRLSSEDEKSLPRSTVQQTYDQIVKDLTDAKSLLGSYSREGKWFINEDVVTGHLARVYLVMNDWSKALSSASEVYNKYPTLMSKEQYRGGFDDVITKNYPEVVWAVKFTDQNNLGGGTQFNFWFNQDASYGEGFTDGPIYSFLDFFADGKYEQLFEKTEDRYQFWKRTNNASAEWSTKWAYDKYKHYGDGNGAKQSNTRPEISLMRSAEMLLIMAEASAELNNGQGLAHLTKLQKARGVKNLTTAASGDNLLEAIYVERRKELLCEGVTGLYDLLRLQKPLIRYQETPTYKEGHYTWGVSYLNGYVANSANPTGTFPSNDYRLLCQIPQLEIVNNEALTEADQNPYSGTK; the protein is encoded by the coding sequence ATGAAAAAGATATTTAAGAAAATACAAATATTAGGGCTTGCCGCAGCACTAGGATTAAATAGCGGATGTAGTGACTTTTTGGAGACGAGCTCGTCCGTTGACACTTCGGATGAATTGGTTATTTCCAATACGGCAGGTTTAGAGAAAGTTTTAACTTCAGCCTACAATCAGTTGTTTTTTAACCCTCAGGGAGCAGATCGCGTTTATGCAGGATTAACTGGTCTTCAGATGTACGTTGATTTAGGTGGTGCTGATATCTTATGCCATACGAATATGGGTGGAAATCAACTTTCCACTTATCGTTATGAGCCTACCAAGACTCAGGCAAACAGGCAGTCTGACGCTATTTGGTCGATGATGTACAAAATCATCAACCAAGTAAACATTATCATCGACAATGCTGAAAATGCGCAAGGAGAGCAAGCGACTAAAGATGCATTATTAGGTCAGGCAAAAGCAATTAGAGGAATCTGTTATTTTCATTTGATTCAGAATTACCAACAGACTTATGCTATTGCAAAGACAAAACCTGGTGTAATTCTAAGATTGAGTTCAGAAGATGAGAAAAGTCTTCCTCGCTCAACGGTACAACAGACTTATGACCAAATTGTAAAGGATTTGACAGATGCAAAATCTTTGTTGGGTTCATATTCTCGCGAAGGAAAGTGGTTTATCAATGAGGATGTTGTAACTGGTCATTTGGCTCGTGTTTATTTGGTTATGAACGATTGGTCAAAGGCTTTATCATCAGCTTCTGAGGTTTACAATAAATATCCAACATTGATGTCCAAGGAACAATACCGCGGTGGTTTTGACGATGTTATCACAAAGAACTACCCAGAGGTAGTTTGGGCGGTTAAGTTTACGGATCAGAACAACCTAGGTGGTGGTACTCAGTTCAATTTCTGGTTTAACCAAGATGCTAGTTACGGTGAAGGTTTCACTGATGGACCAATTTACTCATTCTTGGACTTCTTTGCTGATGGTAAATATGAGCAATTGTTTGAAAAAACTGAAGATAGATACCAATTCTGGAAAAGGACCAATAATGCGAGTGCAGAATGGTCTACCAAATGGGCTTATGATAAGTATAAGCACTATGGTGATGGTAATGGAGCTAAGCAGAGCAATACACGTCCCGAGATTTCTTTGATGCGCAGTGCTGAAATGCTGTTGATTATGGCGGAGGCTTCTGCAGAATTAAACAATGGTCAAGGATTGGCTCACCTAACAAAACTTCAGAAAGCAAGAGGAGTTAAGAACTTGACCACTGCTGCATCTGGAGATAATCTTTTGGAAGCGATCTACGTTGAAAGAAGGAAAGAATTGTTGTGTGAGGGGGTTACTGGTTTGTATGACTTATTGAGATTACAAAAACCATTGATCAGATACCAAGAGACTCCAACTTACAAAGAAGGTCATTATACTTGGGGAGTTTCTTATTTGAATGGCTATGTTGCCAATTCAGCAAACCCAACTGGTACTTTCCCTTCTAATGATTATAGGTTATTGTGTCAGATTCCGCAATTGGAAATTGTAAACAATGAAGCTTTAACAGAAGCTGATCAAAACCCATACAGTGGAACAAAGTAA